The Impatiens glandulifera chromosome 3, dImpGla2.1, whole genome shotgun sequence genome contains a region encoding:
- the LOC124932955 gene encoding potassium channel AKT1-like isoform X1, translated as MVKILLKYNAYPNFRDVDGIVPLWNALKTTSYECIEALERGGGDLCQGDMARFVFDAIQRKDGETMLSKVVYYGGDLTLYDESGDTPLHVAIRKRNCSIVRYLMNQGVDVHALDKQGLSCISLANQLNDIGILNICRGKFETWLKDKPRAGNESSSSLAEQS; from the exons ATGgtaaagattttgttaaaatacAATGCCTATCCTAACTTTAGAG ATGTTGATGGTATAGTTCCGCTTTGGAATGCATTGAAGACAACTTCTTATGAGTGTATTGAAGCACTGGAAAGAGGTGGTGGAGATTTATGCCAAGGGGATATGGCTCGTTTCGTTTTTGATGCGATTCAAAGGAAGGATGGAGAGACGATGCTAAGTAAAGTTGTATATTATGGTGGAGATCTAACACTCTATGATGAAAGTGGAGACACGCCTCTTCACGTTGCTATTAGAAAAAGAAATTGCAGCATTGTTAGGTATTTAATGAATCAAGGGGTAGATGTTCACGCTTTGGACAAACAAGGACTGAGTTGTATTAGTTTAGCTAATCAACTCAATGACATAGGCATCCTAAACATTTGTCGTGGTAAATTTGAAACATGGCTTAAAGACAAGCCTAGAGCTGGAAATGAAAGCTCATCGTCGCTTGCGGAACAGAGCTGA
- the LOC124932955 gene encoding potassium channel AKT1-like isoform X3, producing the protein MKFKITENLFDIEDNLERNLGVDKICGEVNMVCSELHYIAAKTTESTKLLRMHMSKFFDIIKANIVDGPIILNNLIKHLRGTNVAASNKIEEKLDCGRLELPFPVYFAAERGFVPLIYKLLREMVIQIKQILMVEKFCILQPPRQMLLW; encoded by the exons aatCTTTTTGATATTGAGGACAATTTGGAGAGAAATTTAGGGGTTGATAAAATTTGTGGTGAGGTCAATATGGTATGTTCGGAATTGCATTACATAGCTGCTAAGACAACTGAGTCCACTAAACTATTGCGAATGCACATGTCCAAATTTTTCGACATAATTAAGGCTAATATCGTTGATGGCCCAATAATACTTAACAATCTGATCAAG CATTTAAGAGGAACAAATGTGGCAGCATCAAACAAAATTGAGGAAAAGTTAGACTGCGGACGTTTGGAGTTGCCTTTTCCTGTCTACTTTGCTGCCGAAAGAGGATTTGTgcctttaatttataaattacttcGAGAAATGGTGATCCAGATCAAGCAGATTCTAATGGTAGAAAAGTTTTg CATTTTGCAGCCGCCAAGGCAAATGTTATTATGgtaa
- the LOC124932955 gene encoding potassium channel AKT1-like isoform X2: MYILIDGGMNLFDIEDNLERNLGVDKICGEVNMVCSELHYIAAKTTESTKLLRMHMSKFFDIIKANIVDGPIILNNLIKHLRGTNVAASNKIEEKLDCGRLELPFPVYFAAERGFVPLIYKLLREMVIQIKQILMVEKFCILQPPRQMLLW, encoded by the exons atgtatattttgattgatggaGGGATG aatCTTTTTGATATTGAGGACAATTTGGAGAGAAATTTAGGGGTTGATAAAATTTGTGGTGAGGTCAATATGGTATGTTCGGAATTGCATTACATAGCTGCTAAGACAACTGAGTCCACTAAACTATTGCGAATGCACATGTCCAAATTTTTCGACATAATTAAGGCTAATATCGTTGATGGCCCAATAATACTTAACAATCTGATCAAG CATTTAAGAGGAACAAATGTGGCAGCATCAAACAAAATTGAGGAAAAGTTAGACTGCGGACGTTTGGAGTTGCCTTTTCCTGTCTACTTTGCTGCCGAAAGAGGATTTGTgcctttaatttataaattacttcGAGAAATGGTGATCCAGATCAAGCAGATTCTAATGGTAGAAAAGTTTTg CATTTTGCAGCCGCCAAGGCAAATGTTATTATGgtaa